In one window of Cellulophaga sp. HaHa_2_95 DNA:
- the glp gene encoding gephyrin-like molybdotransferase Glp, with translation MEKGSTLISIEEAQNLVLTCSSLATVLLEVPLIDALDFVLARDVISEIDMPPFRQSAMDGYALKISSEKAYTIIGEIQAGDHANPPLKNTEAVRIFTGAPVPDSADAVIMQEKVAVDGTRMSPQMPLVSEMNIRPRGSQIKRGATALEKGTVLKGAHIGFLASIGVTAVTVYKKPSIGIVATGNELKAPGSPLEYGEIYESNGTMLSAVLRELGYLDTAITTVIDDYEETKNTLETAIKKHDVVMVTGGVSVGDYDFVGKALKAIGVAEIFYKVKQKPGKPLFFGKKGSTAVFGLPGNPAAALSCFYIYVYPLLKKTEGATQTQLLRIEMPILEDYNVRGNRAQFLKAYVEGAHVQILGGQSSAMVRAFGAANALVFLPENTTIVKKGTPVKTILLPTK, from the coding sequence ATGGAGAAAGGTTCTACTTTAATAAGTATAGAGGAAGCACAAAATTTAGTGCTGACATGTAGTTCTTTAGCAACTGTGTTATTAGAAGTACCTCTAATCGATGCTTTAGACTTTGTTCTGGCTAGAGATGTTATTTCAGAAATTGATATGCCTCCTTTCCGGCAATCAGCTATGGATGGCTATGCTTTAAAAATTAGTTCAGAAAAAGCCTATACGATTATTGGGGAAATACAGGCTGGAGATCACGCTAATCCGCCTTTGAAAAATACAGAAGCTGTCCGCATTTTTACGGGTGCTCCCGTTCCTGATTCTGCTGATGCGGTTATTATGCAAGAGAAAGTTGCTGTAGATGGCACGCGCATGTCACCACAGATGCCATTAGTGTCAGAAATGAATATACGTCCAAGAGGCTCGCAAATTAAACGAGGAGCTACGGCTTTAGAAAAAGGAACAGTCTTAAAAGGAGCACATATAGGCTTTTTGGCCAGTATTGGGGTTACTGCTGTTACCGTTTATAAAAAACCATCTATAGGTATCGTTGCTACGGGAAATGAACTTAAAGCTCCTGGTTCGCCTTTGGAATATGGGGAAATATATGAGTCTAATGGCACCATGCTTTCTGCAGTATTACGAGAGTTAGGTTATTTAGATACCGCTATAACAACGGTAATAGATGATTATGAAGAAACAAAAAACACCTTGGAAACAGCTATAAAAAAACACGATGTGGTTATGGTTACAGGAGGTGTTTCTGTAGGAGATTATGATTTTGTTGGAAAAGCGCTAAAGGCAATAGGAGTAGCTGAAATTTTTTATAAAGTAAAACAAAAACCAGGAAAACCCTTGTTTTTTGGAAAGAAGGGTAGTACTGCTGTATTTGGTCTTCCAGGTAATCCTGCTGCCGCCTTGAGTTGTTTTTACATCTATGTATATCCCTTGTTAAAAAAGACAGAAGGTGCCACTCAAACGCAGTTATTACGGATTGAGATGCCTATATTAGAAGACTATAATGTTCGCGGAAACCGTGCGCAATTTTTAAAAGCTTATGTAGAAGGCGCACATGTTCAAATTTTAGGAGGTCAGAGTTCAGCCATGGTACGTGCTTTTGGAGCTGCGAATGCCTTAGTATTTCTCCCAGAAAATACTACCATTGTAAAAAAGGGTACACCTGTTAAAACAATTCTATTGCCCACAAAATAA
- a CDS encoding molybdopterin-dependent oxidoreductase: MYDSVTNRRSFIKKMAMVSAITAAASMFPGIIFASEQEEGIPENAKLDWKKGPCRFCGVGCGILVGTENGKAVAVKGDPNSSVNKGLLCVKGYHQIMCIQSKDRLTHALVKKNGTYVQTPISEALDLVASKMKETIAAHGKDSVAMYTSGQSTIPEGYIASKFMKGAIGTNNLDCNARLCMASAVTGFLTSFGADEPMGCYEDIDHADYFVTWGNNMAEMHPVLFSRMLEQKAVRGAKIIDFATRTTRSSTASDRSILFEPQTDLAVANAICYEIIKNGWVNKSFVEKHCSFSKGLTNIGYGLEDKFKFTDKPEAIDFEAYKEFLKDYSPEKVAKYSKVSVKDIKYLAAIYGDPNKKVVSYWCMGMNQHTRGTWINNLVYNIHLLTGKISQPGNGPFSLTGQPSACGTAREVGTFTHKLPHGVVTNKKDREMAARIWKVPVERIPAKPTYHATEMFRAVDRGDIKFIWTQATNPLVSLPKTSRYRPAMEKKSCFVVVSDVFPTPTSDVADVILPASWHIEKDGLYGNSERRTQHWNKMVEGPGETTPDAWMFIEVAKRMGYGDLFPYSKENHVAEIYNEYRQFHEGAKHNMAPLEVLKKESGAIWPYVNGKSTQWRYNAKYDPACSNGEDFHFYGKPDGKAVIWQRPFEDAPEKPDQEYPFWLNTGRVVEHWHTGSMTRRIPVLHQAMPNAYVEFHPDDAKALGIRNGENIKVTSRRGSCTLPASINERGLPTKGQVFVPFFDENMLINDVTLDSFCPISKEPDYKKCAVKVERV; encoded by the coding sequence ATGTACGATTCTGTAACAAATAGAAGGAGTTTTATAAAAAAAATGGCCATGGTGTCTGCAATTACTGCAGCTGCATCAATGTTTCCAGGAATTATTTTCGCCAGCGAACAGGAAGAAGGGATTCCTGAAAATGCCAAGCTTGATTGGAAAAAAGGGCCGTGTAGATTTTGTGGTGTTGGTTGCGGAATTCTTGTAGGTACTGAAAACGGAAAAGCTGTAGCCGTTAAAGGCGATCCTAACTCCTCAGTGAATAAAGGTCTGTTATGTGTAAAAGGGTATCACCAAATTATGTGTATCCAATCTAAAGATAGACTTACGCACGCCTTGGTAAAGAAAAATGGAACCTATGTTCAAACGCCTATAAGTGAAGCTTTAGATTTAGTAGCTTCTAAAATGAAGGAAACCATCGCTGCTCATGGTAAAGATTCTGTAGCCATGTACACTTCAGGACAATCTACGATACCAGAAGGGTATATTGCCTCTAAATTTATGAAAGGTGCCATTGGTACTAATAACCTAGATTGCAATGCACGCTTGTGTATGGCAAGTGCGGTTACTGGTTTCTTGACCTCTTTTGGTGCAGATGAACCTATGGGTTGCTATGAAGATATAGATCATGCTGATTACTTTGTGACTTGGGGAAATAACATGGCTGAGATGCATCCTGTATTATTTTCAAGAATGTTAGAGCAAAAAGCTGTACGCGGCGCTAAAATTATAGATTTCGCCACACGTACTACGCGCTCTAGTACTGCTTCAGACCGTTCTATTTTATTTGAACCGCAAACAGATTTAGCCGTAGCAAATGCTATTTGCTATGAAATTATAAAGAATGGATGGGTCAACAAATCATTTGTAGAAAAACACTGTAGTTTTAGCAAAGGGCTTACTAATATTGGTTATGGTTTAGAAGATAAATTTAAATTTACAGATAAACCAGAGGCTATAGATTTTGAAGCCTATAAAGAATTTTTAAAAGACTATAGTCCAGAAAAAGTAGCCAAATACTCCAAAGTATCTGTAAAAGACATCAAATATTTAGCCGCTATTTATGGCGACCCTAATAAAAAAGTGGTTTCTTATTGGTGTATGGGAATGAACCAACATACACGCGGGACTTGGATTAATAATCTTGTGTACAATATTCATTTACTTACGGGTAAAATATCACAGCCTGGAAACGGACCTTTCTCTTTAACAGGGCAACCCTCTGCTTGTGGTACTGCTCGTGAAGTGGGAACCTTTACCCATAAACTGCCACATGGTGTTGTAACCAACAAAAAAGATAGAGAAATGGCTGCTAGGATATGGAAAGTTCCAGTAGAGCGTATTCCTGCCAAGCCTACCTACCATGCTACGGAAATGTTTAGAGCAGTAGATCGTGGCGACATTAAATTTATTTGGACACAAGCAACCAATCCTTTGGTGTCCTTACCAAAAACTAGTCGCTACCGACCAGCAATGGAAAAGAAATCTTGCTTTGTAGTGGTCTCAGATGTATTTCCTACGCCTACCTCAGATGTCGCTGATGTTATTCTTCCTGCTTCTTGGCATATAGAAAAAGATGGTTTATACGGTAATTCTGAGCGTAGAACGCAACATTGGAATAAAATGGTAGAAGGGCCTGGCGAAACGACTCCAGATGCTTGGATGTTTATCGAAGTAGCCAAACGAATGGGCTATGGAGATTTATTCCCATATAGCAAAGAGAATCACGTAGCAGAAATATATAATGAATACCGACAATTTCATGAAGGTGCCAAACATAATATGGCTCCTCTTGAAGTTTTAAAGAAAGAATCTGGAGCTATTTGGCCCTATGTAAATGGAAAGTCTACCCAATGGCGTTACAATGCCAAATACGATCCTGCTTGTTCTAATGGAGAAGATTTTCATTTCTATGGAAAACCAGATGGTAAGGCGGTCATATGGCAACGTCCTTTTGAAGATGCTCCAGAGAAACCAGATCAGGAATACCCATTTTGGTTAAATACTGGTCGTGTTGTAGAGCACTGGCATACAGGATCTATGACACGTAGAATTCCAGTATTACATCAAGCTATGCCCAATGCTTATGTAGAGTTTCATCCAGACGATGCGAAGGCTTTAGGCATAAGAAACGGAGAAAACATCAAGGTTACCTCACGCCGTGGTTCGTGTACATTACCGGCATCTATCAACGAAAGAGGTTTACCTACCAAAGGACAAGTATTTGTTCCTTTCTTTGATGAGAATATGCTAATCAATGATGTTACCTTAGACTCCTTCTGCCCTATTTCTAAAGAACCAGATTATAAAAAGTGTGCGGTTAAAGTTGAAAGAGTATAG
- a CDS encoding nitrate reductase cytochrome c-type subunit gives MKKRLGIISFFVAIFIAFIVIWNYSYQVGLEEAYTPVIETPTGNFIPSESGAFRRFDDAGLDYFNMPVDEGHQRSLATYYSNRAYPGAPPSIPHPVAKERSFGGNTCIQCHQNGGFVAKFDAYAPITPHPEMVNCRQCHVTKNTNTTFKDFNFSKPKPPEVGLGANNALVGSPPMIPHQLQMRESCISCHGGPSAPKEIRVSHPERINCRQCHLPKTNAQPNVDTSTFLRQFDQLNEK, from the coding sequence ATGAAAAAAAGACTTGGAATCATATCGTTTTTTGTAGCCATCTTTATAGCGTTCATCGTTATTTGGAATTATAGCTATCAAGTAGGTTTAGAAGAAGCCTACACTCCTGTCATTGAAACCCCCACCGGGAACTTCATTCCATCAGAAAGTGGCGCCTTTAGACGGTTTGATGATGCAGGCCTAGATTATTTTAATATGCCAGTTGATGAAGGCCACCAACGTTCATTGGCTACTTACTATAGCAATAGAGCGTATCCTGGTGCACCACCAAGCATTCCCCACCCTGTTGCTAAAGAACGTAGTTTTGGAGGTAATACCTGTATTCAATGTCATCAAAATGGAGGGTTTGTAGCCAAGTTTGATGCATATGCCCCTATTACTCCGCATCCAGAAATGGTAAACTGTCGGCAATGCCATGTAACAAAAAACACCAATACCACCTTCAAAGACTTTAACTTTTCTAAACCAAAACCTCCTGAAGTGGGTCTAGGAGCAAATAATGCTTTAGTAGGGAGTCCGCCAATGATTCCTCATCAATTACAAATGCGAGAAAGTTGTATTTCATGTCATGGAGGGCCTAGTGCTCCAAAAGAAATAAGAGTATCTCACCCGGAGCGGATAAATTGCAGACAATGCCATTTACCAAAGACCAATGCACAACCAAATGTGGACACCAGTACATTTCTAAGACAATTTGATCAATTAAATGAAAAATAG
- a CDS encoding cytochrome c3 family protein — MKNRTLIYYVVLLLGISLFSCKEKDGYHSISDKIEGESRPYHGNLSSEDLLVDTELIQITEGEFTFLIPERKGQIKSFACIECHSKPVSQMKGAIAQKAHWDITLNHANSDAMDCATCHNGEDMNNLNTLTGKNIDFNLSYKLCAQCHSSQFEDWKGGAHGKKVAGWAPPRASNTCVNCHNPHSPSFETRWPVQYNTQKGIERKEGLDH; from the coding sequence ATGAAAAATAGAACGCTAATATATTACGTAGTATTACTTCTAGGAATATCCTTATTCTCTTGCAAAGAAAAAGACGGGTATCACTCCATATCGGACAAGATAGAAGGAGAAAGTAGACCTTATCACGGCAACCTTAGTTCTGAAGATTTGCTTGTGGATACAGAACTCATACAAATAACTGAAGGAGAATTTACATTTCTTATCCCGGAACGAAAAGGGCAAATAAAATCTTTTGCCTGTATCGAATGTCATAGCAAACCCGTTTCGCAAATGAAAGGAGCAATCGCTCAAAAAGCGCATTGGGACATCACGTTAAATCACGCCAATAGTGATGCGATGGATTGTGCTACATGCCATAATGGGGAAGATATGAATAACTTAAATACCCTAACAGGTAAGAATATAGATTTCAACCTAAGTTATAAACTCTGTGCACAATGTCACTCAAGTCAATTTGAGGATTGGAAAGGTGGTGCACATGGTAAAAAAGTAGCGGGCTGGGCTCCTCCAAGAGCATCAAACACTTGTGTCAACTGCCATAATCCTCACAGTCCAAGCTTTGAAACAAGATGGCCCGTGCAATACAATACTCAAAAAGGAATAGAACGTAAAGAAGGTTTAGATCACTAA
- a CDS encoding 4Fe-4S dicluster domain-containing protein, which translates to MSENKKWYSLDLGLNKTKKSSGTCGCGNAEGSCSSTPKEEEELSPDEFYEAAINASIGEERHKDGFDQVFDVKMDRRSAFRKLTASLLIGAGAVSTSCSVTTGDKSKEKAQIDWEEQFKGNYKLMTDEEKQGTIERLMRSYELRTDKNISMTAENAAEDVLFGYAFNISKCQGYMNCVSACVEENNQDRNSEMQYIRIHEMKDGEGFKFDKADDNYYHEVPAEGHFYMGTQCFHCDNPPCVEVCPVQATWKEEDGLVVIDYDWCVGCRYCMAACPYDGRRFNWSKPEVPENEVNKNQHYLGNRMRKKGVMEKCTFCVQRTRKGKNPACVEACPTGARIFGNLLDPKSTIRWVLENKKVFRLKEDLGTEPKFWYFMD; encoded by the coding sequence ATGAGCGAAAATAAAAAATGGTACTCTTTAGATTTAGGTCTAAATAAAACTAAAAAATCTTCTGGAACTTGTGGTTGTGGTAATGCAGAAGGTAGTTGTAGCAGCACACCTAAAGAAGAAGAAGAGTTAAGTCCTGATGAATTTTACGAAGCAGCGATCAACGCTTCTATCGGAGAAGAAAGACATAAGGATGGTTTTGATCAAGTCTTTGATGTAAAAATGGACCGTAGAAGTGCTTTTCGGAAACTTACCGCTAGCCTGCTTATTGGAGCTGGCGCCGTAAGTACTTCTTGCAGCGTAACTACCGGTGACAAAAGCAAAGAAAAAGCACAGATTGATTGGGAAGAGCAGTTTAAAGGAAACTATAAGCTGATGACTGATGAAGAAAAGCAAGGAACAATAGAACGTTTAATGCGCTCTTACGAATTAAGAACAGATAAAAACATAAGCATGACCGCAGAAAATGCGGCCGAAGATGTACTTTTTGGATATGCTTTTAATATTTCTAAATGTCAGGGCTACATGAATTGTGTAAGCGCTTGTGTAGAAGAAAATAATCAAGATCGCAACTCTGAAATGCAATACATCCGTATTCATGAAATGAAAGACGGAGAAGGTTTTAAGTTTGATAAAGCTGACGATAATTACTACCATGAGGTACCTGCCGAAGGTCATTTTTATATGGGAACGCAATGTTTTCATTGTGACAACCCTCCTTGTGTAGAAGTTTGTCCTGTACAAGCCACTTGGAAAGAAGAAGATGGTCTTGTGGTGATTGATTATGACTGGTGTGTAGGTTGTAGGTATTGTATGGCGGCTTGCCCATATGATGGAAGAAGATTTAATTGGAGTAAACCAGAGGTTCCTGAGAATGAGGTAAACAAAAATCAGCATTACCTAGGAAACAGAATGCGCAAAAAAGGGGTTATGGAAAAATGCACCTTCTGCGTACAACGTACGCGTAAAGGGAAAAACCCTGCATGTGTAGAAGCGTGCCCAACAGGTGCTAGAATTTTCGGAAACCTTTTAGACCCCAAGAGTACCATACGATGGGTCTTAGAAAATAAAAAAGTCTTTAGACTTAAAGAAGATTTAGGAACAGAACCAAAGTTCTGGTACTTCATGGACTAA
- the dsrP gene encoding sulfate reduction electron transfer complex DsrMKJOP subunit DsrP, with protein MGIVKVFKSLVIDSLDTITKGSAKYHLWMGFLTLVMLIGMYCYSIQLEEGLSATGMSDRVSWGLYISNFTFLVGVAAAAVMLVMPTYVLKDIDFKQAVLIGEGLAVAALIMCLAFVVADMGGPSVLWHMIPGIGVFNFPNSMLTWDVIVLNGYLFINISIPFYILFKHYQNKEAKKSVYVPGAILSVFWAVGIHLVTAFLYQGLQARPFWNNALLGPRFLASAFAAGPALIILVLAVIRSFTAFKIEDKTIKKIAMIVTVAAQINLIMLVSELFKEFYAPTHHSESAYYLFFGLHGKTALLPWIWTAIPINVLATIILTFNKFRNNLKILYVCCGLLFVAIWIEKGFGLIVPGFIPGPYGKIVEYLPSGIEIGVTIGIWALGAFVFTVLAKTAIGIELGELRYKDRNAENV; from the coding sequence ATGGGAATAGTTAAAGTATTTAAAAGTTTAGTAATCGATAGTTTAGATACTATTACTAAAGGGTCTGCTAAGTACCATCTTTGGATGGGGTTCTTAACACTCGTAATGCTGATAGGCATGTATTGTTATTCCATTCAGTTAGAAGAAGGGCTTAGCGCTACAGGAATGTCTGATCGTGTGAGCTGGGGGCTTTACATCTCTAACTTTACGTTTTTGGTAGGCGTTGCGGCAGCTGCCGTCATGTTAGTGATGCCAACCTATGTCTTAAAAGATATTGATTTTAAACAAGCTGTATTAATTGGAGAAGGATTAGCGGTAGCCGCTTTAATAATGTGTTTAGCTTTTGTCGTTGCAGATATGGGCGGACCGTCCGTTCTATGGCATATGATTCCTGGGATAGGTGTATTTAACTTCCCCAACTCCATGCTAACTTGGGATGTTATCGTACTAAATGGATACCTTTTCATTAATATTAGTATCCCATTTTACATCCTGTTTAAACACTATCAAAACAAAGAAGCAAAGAAAAGTGTCTACGTACCTGGAGCCATTCTATCTGTATTTTGGGCTGTAGGTATACATTTAGTGACTGCTTTTTTATACCAAGGATTACAAGCGCGTCCTTTTTGGAATAATGCCCTATTAGGCCCTCGATTTTTAGCCTCAGCATTTGCTGCCGGCCCCGCTTTAATCATCTTAGTACTAGCTGTAATACGTTCATTTACTGCTTTTAAAATAGAAGATAAAACCATCAAAAAAATAGCAATGATTGTTACTGTGGCTGCACAGATAAATCTAATAATGCTTGTTTCTGAGCTATTTAAAGAGTTTTATGCGCCCACACACCATAGTGAAAGTGCTTATTACTTGTTTTTTGGCTTACACGGAAAAACCGCATTACTTCCTTGGATTTGGACAGCGATCCCTATAAATGTATTAGCCACTATAATTCTTACCTTTAATAAATTTAGAAATAACCTTAAAATACTATATGTATGTTGTGGACTCCTATTTGTTGCCATATGGATAGAAAAGGGTTTTGGATTAATTGTTCCTGGCTTCATTCCTGGACCTTACGGTAAAATAGTAGAATACTTACCTTCTGGAATAGAAATTGGCGTCACCATTGGCATTTGGGCTTTAGGAGCCTTTGTATTTACCGTCCTTGCTAAAACAGCTATCGGTATTGAATTGGGTGAATTGCGGTATAAAGATAGAAATGCAGAAAATGTTTAA